One region of Gopherus evgoodei ecotype Sinaloan lineage chromosome 23, rGopEvg1_v1.p, whole genome shotgun sequence genomic DNA includes:
- the CNP gene encoding 2',3'-cyclic-nucleotide 3'-phosphodiesterase isoform X3, with product MKIAAGGPVTQPRPLRSAPAAPAGAALAMNRGFTRKSHTFLPKIFRKMSTQSSKERLENLQFPFLDDDTTISTVKESKTLFIIRGLPGSGKSTLAQAIQDQYKDACKVISADTYKITPAISSSIPEDYSKLDEDLVDYCKRDISVVVVDDTHHDRERLDQLFDIADKYQFKVLFVEPKTPWKMDCLQLKDKNQWKLSVEDLKKMKPSLEKDFLPLYYGWFLSKKSSENLRKTGQAFLDELGSLKVFKKESKYFLPAEDPKVKLDLTSYFAKRPPSVLHCTTKFTDFGKAMGADEYAQQEVVKASYGKAFTLTISALFLTTKTAGARVELSEQELLLWPGDVDKILPTDNLPKGSRAHITLGCASGIEPVQTGIDLLEFVKLEKAGTKGDEIEEIGGGKLQYFGNGMWMLLLSKKIEVKAIFSGYYGKGKLVPTQGSNKQGSAFNPCTII from the exons ATGAAAATCGCGGCGGGCGGGCCCGTGACACAGCCGCGTCCGCTCCGCTCGGCACCCGCAGCCCCTGCAGGCGCCGCCCTCGCCATG aaCAGAGGTTTTACCCGGAAGAGCCATACATTCCTGcctaaaatatttagaaaaatgtCTACTCAGTCATCGAAAGAGAGGCTTGAAAATCTGCAGTTTCCATTCCTTGATGATGACACTACCATTTCTACAGTCAAAGAATCTAAAACCCTTTTTATCATAAGAGGTCTGCCTGGCAGTGGGAAATCCACTCTTGCCCAGGCTATTCAAGACCAGTATAAGGATGCCTGCAAGGTCATTTCTGCCGATACCTATAAAATTACACCTGCAATAAGCAGCTCCATTCCTGAAGATTATTCAAAGTTGGATGAGGATTTAGTTGACTATTGCAAGCGAGACATCAGTGTTGTTGTTGTGGATGATACTCACCATGACCGGGAACGGCTAGACCAACTCTTTGATATTGCTGACAAATACCAGTTTAAAGTCCTCTTTGTTGAACCCAAAACACCTTGGAAGATGGATTGCTTGCAGCTTAAGGATAAGAATCAGTGGAAACTGTCAGTGGAAGATTTGAAGAAGATGAAACCAAGCTTGGAGAAAGATTTCCTACCTTTGTATTATGGATGGTTTTTGAGCAAAAAGAGTTCTGAGAACTTGAGGAAGACTGGGCAAGCCTTTTTAGATGAGCTCGGAAGTCTTAAAGTATTCAAAAAGGAGTCTAAGTACt ttcTTCCTGCTGAAGATCCCAAAGTAAAATTGGACCTGACCAGCTACTTTGCGAAAAGGCCACCCAGCGTCTTGCACTGTACAACAAAATTTACTGACTTTGGAAAGGCTATGGGAGCTGATGAATATGCACAACAAGAA GTGGTGAAGGCTTCCTACGGAAAAGCCTTTACCCTGACTATCTCTGCGCTGTTCCTCACAACAAAAACTGCTGGTGCTCGCGTGGAACTGAGTGAGCAAGAACTGCTGCTGTGGCCGGGAGACGTCGACAAGATACTGCCTACAGACAACCTGCCCAAAGGCAGCCGGGCCCACATTACCCTTGGTTGTGCCAGTGGCATAGAACCGGTCCAGACTGGAATTGACTTGCTGGAGTTTGTCAAGCTGGAAAAGGCAGGGACCAAAGGTGATGAAATTGAGGAAATTGGTGGAGGGAAACTGCAGTACTTTGGCAATGGCATGTGGATGCTCCTACTTTCTAAAAAGATTGAAGTGAAGGCTATTTTCTCAGGTTACTATGGCAAGGGAAAGCTAGTGCCTACTCAGGGCAGTAACAAGCAAGGCTCTGCCTTTAATCCCTGCACTATCATctag
- the CNP gene encoding 2',3'-cyclic-nucleotide 3'-phosphodiesterase isoform X2, translated as MSVNTGRKLKPPRQLNFSYNHPPVREREALNRGFTRKSHTFLPKIFRKMSTQSSKERLENLQFPFLDDDTTISTVKESKTLFIIRGLPGSGKSTLAQAIQDQYKDACKVISADTYKITPAISSSIPEDYSKLDEDLVDYCKRDISVVVVDDTHHDRERLDQLFDIADKYQFKVLFVEPKTPWKMDCLQLKDKNQWKLSVEDLKKMKPSLEKDFLPLYYGWFLSKKSSENLRKTGQAFLDELGSLKVFKKESKYFLPAEDPKVKLDLTSYFAKRPPSVLHCTTKFTDFGKAMGADEYAQQEVVKASYGKAFTLTISALFLTTKTAGARVELSEQELLLWPGDVDKILPTDNLPKGSRAHITLGCASGIEPVQTGIDLLEFVKLEKAGTKGDEIEEIGGGKLQYFGNGMWMLLLSKKIEVKAIFSGYYGKGKLVPTQGSNKQGSAFNPCTII; from the exons ATGTCTGTAAACACAGGAAGAAAATTAAAGCCACCCAGGCAGCTGAATTTCTCATACAACCATCcgcctgtgagagagagagaggccctg aaCAGAGGTTTTACCCGGAAGAGCCATACATTCCTGcctaaaatatttagaaaaatgtCTACTCAGTCATCGAAAGAGAGGCTTGAAAATCTGCAGTTTCCATTCCTTGATGATGACACTACCATTTCTACAGTCAAAGAATCTAAAACCCTTTTTATCATAAGAGGTCTGCCTGGCAGTGGGAAATCCACTCTTGCCCAGGCTATTCAAGACCAGTATAAGGATGCCTGCAAGGTCATTTCTGCCGATACCTATAAAATTACACCTGCAATAAGCAGCTCCATTCCTGAAGATTATTCAAAGTTGGATGAGGATTTAGTTGACTATTGCAAGCGAGACATCAGTGTTGTTGTTGTGGATGATACTCACCATGACCGGGAACGGCTAGACCAACTCTTTGATATTGCTGACAAATACCAGTTTAAAGTCCTCTTTGTTGAACCCAAAACACCTTGGAAGATGGATTGCTTGCAGCTTAAGGATAAGAATCAGTGGAAACTGTCAGTGGAAGATTTGAAGAAGATGAAACCAAGCTTGGAGAAAGATTTCCTACCTTTGTATTATGGATGGTTTTTGAGCAAAAAGAGTTCTGAGAACTTGAGGAAGACTGGGCAAGCCTTTTTAGATGAGCTCGGAAGTCTTAAAGTATTCAAAAAGGAGTCTAAGTACt ttcTTCCTGCTGAAGATCCCAAAGTAAAATTGGACCTGACCAGCTACTTTGCGAAAAGGCCACCCAGCGTCTTGCACTGTACAACAAAATTTACTGACTTTGGAAAGGCTATGGGAGCTGATGAATATGCACAACAAGAA GTGGTGAAGGCTTCCTACGGAAAAGCCTTTACCCTGACTATCTCTGCGCTGTTCCTCACAACAAAAACTGCTGGTGCTCGCGTGGAACTGAGTGAGCAAGAACTGCTGCTGTGGCCGGGAGACGTCGACAAGATACTGCCTACAGACAACCTGCCCAAAGGCAGCCGGGCCCACATTACCCTTGGTTGTGCCAGTGGCATAGAACCGGTCCAGACTGGAATTGACTTGCTGGAGTTTGTCAAGCTGGAAAAGGCAGGGACCAAAGGTGATGAAATTGAGGAAATTGGTGGAGGGAAACTGCAGTACTTTGGCAATGGCATGTGGATGCTCCTACTTTCTAAAAAGATTGAAGTGAAGGCTATTTTCTCAGGTTACTATGGCAAGGGAAAGCTAGTGCCTACTCAGGGCAGTAACAAGCAAGGCTCTGCCTTTAATCCCTGCACTATCATctag
- the CNP gene encoding 2',3'-cyclic-nucleotide 3'-phosphodiesterase isoform X1, translating into MQPLLRAARYLCKVPNCMLNSHAKIVTAFIFEAERACWRSPDNNRGFTRKSHTFLPKIFRKMSTQSSKERLENLQFPFLDDDTTISTVKESKTLFIIRGLPGSGKSTLAQAIQDQYKDACKVISADTYKITPAISSSIPEDYSKLDEDLVDYCKRDISVVVVDDTHHDRERLDQLFDIADKYQFKVLFVEPKTPWKMDCLQLKDKNQWKLSVEDLKKMKPSLEKDFLPLYYGWFLSKKSSENLRKTGQAFLDELGSLKVFKKESKYFLPAEDPKVKLDLTSYFAKRPPSVLHCTTKFTDFGKAMGADEYAQQEVVKASYGKAFTLTISALFLTTKTAGARVELSEQELLLWPGDVDKILPTDNLPKGSRAHITLGCASGIEPVQTGIDLLEFVKLEKAGTKGDEIEEIGGGKLQYFGNGMWMLLLSKKIEVKAIFSGYYGKGKLVPTQGSNKQGSAFNPCTII; encoded by the exons atgcagcccctgctccgAGCAGCTCGCTATCTTTGTAAAGTGCCAAATTGCATGCTAAACAGTCACGCTAAGATCGTCACAGCCTTCATCTTTGAGGCAGAGAGAGCCTGCTGGCGCTCCCCTGACAAC aaCAGAGGTTTTACCCGGAAGAGCCATACATTCCTGcctaaaatatttagaaaaatgtCTACTCAGTCATCGAAAGAGAGGCTTGAAAATCTGCAGTTTCCATTCCTTGATGATGACACTACCATTTCTACAGTCAAAGAATCTAAAACCCTTTTTATCATAAGAGGTCTGCCTGGCAGTGGGAAATCCACTCTTGCCCAGGCTATTCAAGACCAGTATAAGGATGCCTGCAAGGTCATTTCTGCCGATACCTATAAAATTACACCTGCAATAAGCAGCTCCATTCCTGAAGATTATTCAAAGTTGGATGAGGATTTAGTTGACTATTGCAAGCGAGACATCAGTGTTGTTGTTGTGGATGATACTCACCATGACCGGGAACGGCTAGACCAACTCTTTGATATTGCTGACAAATACCAGTTTAAAGTCCTCTTTGTTGAACCCAAAACACCTTGGAAGATGGATTGCTTGCAGCTTAAGGATAAGAATCAGTGGAAACTGTCAGTGGAAGATTTGAAGAAGATGAAACCAAGCTTGGAGAAAGATTTCCTACCTTTGTATTATGGATGGTTTTTGAGCAAAAAGAGTTCTGAGAACTTGAGGAAGACTGGGCAAGCCTTTTTAGATGAGCTCGGAAGTCTTAAAGTATTCAAAAAGGAGTCTAAGTACt ttcTTCCTGCTGAAGATCCCAAAGTAAAATTGGACCTGACCAGCTACTTTGCGAAAAGGCCACCCAGCGTCTTGCACTGTACAACAAAATTTACTGACTTTGGAAAGGCTATGGGAGCTGATGAATATGCACAACAAGAA GTGGTGAAGGCTTCCTACGGAAAAGCCTTTACCCTGACTATCTCTGCGCTGTTCCTCACAACAAAAACTGCTGGTGCTCGCGTGGAACTGAGTGAGCAAGAACTGCTGCTGTGGCCGGGAGACGTCGACAAGATACTGCCTACAGACAACCTGCCCAAAGGCAGCCGGGCCCACATTACCCTTGGTTGTGCCAGTGGCATAGAACCGGTCCAGACTGGAATTGACTTGCTGGAGTTTGTCAAGCTGGAAAAGGCAGGGACCAAAGGTGATGAAATTGAGGAAATTGGTGGAGGGAAACTGCAGTACTTTGGCAATGGCATGTGGATGCTCCTACTTTCTAAAAAGATTGAAGTGAAGGCTATTTTCTCAGGTTACTATGGCAAGGGAAAGCTAGTGCCTACTCAGGGCAGTAACAAGCAAGGCTCTGCCTTTAATCCCTGCACTATCATctag
- the TTC25 gene encoding tetratricopeptide repeat protein 25 isoform X2, which translates to MGDAEGEGPSGTFPSLMAEGALLSRRGEPGKALLSFTNALQLQAGNKHCLVARSMCYLKLGDTENSLRDAEASLQNDKTFSKGLYQKAETLYTMGDFEFALVYYHRGHRLRPELQKFRLGIQKAQEAIDNSVGSPSSVKLENKGDLCFLSRQAESKKVKQKLQVKAPKKDQKQQSKVGPIRNEKTERQLLGELYADKAYLEKLLKDADLIKSSTKYGMTVEDLILGGINYLDTRTEFWQQQKPIYARVRDRKLMQQRWLPERKRKPSEVARYILKSMEEIDMLLTSSCPEASCKKAEHVLKTIQSWSEDEIPNKNELIGNLYSCIGNAQIEMGQMGAALQSHKMDLEIAREKWEEKIPLAKTSLEKTWLFHEIGRCYLELDEAAEAQDYGEKSLQSAEEEGDVEWQLNASVLVAQAQVKLQDFQSAVMNFEKALEKAKLIHNDAAQQAIIIALDDANKDFIEELRAEQRRERLESFRDYDYDDDYKEEEEAENQKEREENKQKETEKEENERNGRGEEAEGKEETEGEKGEDYAEPHQDLPE; encoded by the exons ATGGGGGACGCGGAGGGCGAGGGGCCGAGCGGGACCTTCCCCAGCCTCATGGCCGAGGGGGCGCTGCTCAGCCGGCGCGGGGAGCCCGGCAAGGCGCTGCTCAGCTTCACCAAC gctctgcagctgcaagCAGGAAATAAGCACTGCCTGGTCGCCCGGTCAATGTGTTACCTGAAACTTGGGGACACAGAAAATTCCCTGAGAGATGCAGAAGCCTCTCTTCAAAATGACAAAACCTTCTCCAAG GGACTTTACCAAAAGGCCGAGACCCTGTACACTATGGGCGACTTTGAATTTGCACTAGTGTATTATCACCGAGGCCACAGACTACGTCCAGAGCTACAGAAGTTCAGGCTGGGAATTCAGAAAGCTCAGGAAGCGATTGACAACTCTGTCGGAA GTCCTTCCTCAGTTAAGCTGGAGAATAAAGGGGACCTCTGCTTTTTAAGCAGACAGGCAGAG AGCAAAAAAGTGAAGCAGAAACTTCAGGTCAAAGCCCCCAAAAAGGATCAAAAGCAGCAGAGTAAAGTGGGGCCCATCAGGAATGAAAAGACCGAACGGCAACTTCTTGGAGAGCTTTATGCTGACAAGGCCTACTTGGAGAAACTCCTCAAGGATGCAG ACTTGATCAAAAGCAGCACAAAGTATGGGATGACAGTGGAGGACCTGATCCTGGGCGGCATTAACTACCTGGACACCCGCACCGAATtctggcagcagcagaagcccATCTACGCCCGTGTGAGAGACCGCAAGCTCATGCAGCAGAGATGGCTCCCAGAGAGAAAGCGAAAGCCATCGGAAGTTGCCAGATACATCCTGAAGAGCATGGAAGAAATTGATATGT tGTTGACCAGTAGCTGCCCTGAAGCAAGCTGTAAGAAAGCTGAGCATGTGCtaaaaacaattcaaagttggTCTGAGGATGAAATTCCCAACAAGAACGAACTGATTGGAAACCTCTACAGCTGCATTGGGAATGCTCAGATAGAGATGGGGCAAATGGGAGCAGCACTGCAGAGTCACAAGATGGATCTGGAGATCGCAAGGGAAAA ATGGGAGGAGAAGATCCCACTGGCAAAAACCAGTCTGGAGAAGACGTGGTTATTCCATGAAATTGGCCGATGTTACCTAGAGCTTGATGAAGCAGCAGAGGCCCAGGATTATGGAGAGAAATCCCTCCagtcagcagaggaggagggggatgtTGAGTGGCAACTCAATGCTAGTGTGCTGGTCGCACAAGCACAAG TGAAACTCCAAGACTTCCAATCTGCAGTTATGAACTTTGAAAAAGCTCTTGAGAAGGCAAAACTCATTCATAACGATGCAGCTCAGCAGGCCATCATCATC GCCCTGGATGATGCGAACAAAGACTTCATCGAAGAGTTGAGAGCagaacaaaggagagagagactcGAATCTTTCAGAG ATTATGATTATGACGATGACTacaaggaagaagaggaggcCGAGAaccaaaaagaaagagaagaaaacaaacaaaaggagacagaaaaggaggagaatgagagaaatggaagaggagaagaagcagaaggaaaagaggagacagagggagagaaaggggaagattATGCAGAACCTCATCAGGATTTGCCTGAATAA
- the TTC25 gene encoding tetratricopeptide repeat protein 25 isoform X1: MGDAEGEGPSGTFPSLMAEGALLSRRGEPGKALLSFTNALQLQAGNKHCLVARSMCYLKLGDTENSLRDAEASLQNDKTFSKGLYQKAETLYTMGDFEFALVYYHRGHRLRPELQKFRLGIQKAQEAIDNSVGSPSSVKLENKGDLCFLSRQAESKKVKQKLQVKAPKKDQKQQSKVGPIRNEKTERQLLGELYADKAYLEKLLKDADLIKSSTKYGMTVEDLILGGINYLDTRTEFWQQQKPIYARVRDRKLMQQRWLPERKRKPSEVARYILKSMEEIDMLLTSSCPEASCKKAEHVLKTIQSWSEDEIPNKNELIGNLYSCIGNAQIEMGQMGAALQSHKMDLEIARENDLPDAVSRALDNIGRVYARIGKFQQAIDTWEEKIPLAKTSLEKTWLFHEIGRCYLELDEAAEAQDYGEKSLQSAEEEGDVEWQLNASVLVAQAQVKLQDFQSAVMNFEKALEKAKLIHNDAAQQAIIIALDDANKDFIEELRAEQRRERLESFRDYDYDDDYKEEEEAENQKEREENKQKETEKEENERNGRGEEAEGKEETEGEKGEDYAEPHQDLPE, translated from the exons ATGGGGGACGCGGAGGGCGAGGGGCCGAGCGGGACCTTCCCCAGCCTCATGGCCGAGGGGGCGCTGCTCAGCCGGCGCGGGGAGCCCGGCAAGGCGCTGCTCAGCTTCACCAAC gctctgcagctgcaagCAGGAAATAAGCACTGCCTGGTCGCCCGGTCAATGTGTTACCTGAAACTTGGGGACACAGAAAATTCCCTGAGAGATGCAGAAGCCTCTCTTCAAAATGACAAAACCTTCTCCAAG GGACTTTACCAAAAGGCCGAGACCCTGTACACTATGGGCGACTTTGAATTTGCACTAGTGTATTATCACCGAGGCCACAGACTACGTCCAGAGCTACAGAAGTTCAGGCTGGGAATTCAGAAAGCTCAGGAAGCGATTGACAACTCTGTCGGAA GTCCTTCCTCAGTTAAGCTGGAGAATAAAGGGGACCTCTGCTTTTTAAGCAGACAGGCAGAG AGCAAAAAAGTGAAGCAGAAACTTCAGGTCAAAGCCCCCAAAAAGGATCAAAAGCAGCAGAGTAAAGTGGGGCCCATCAGGAATGAAAAGACCGAACGGCAACTTCTTGGAGAGCTTTATGCTGACAAGGCCTACTTGGAGAAACTCCTCAAGGATGCAG ACTTGATCAAAAGCAGCACAAAGTATGGGATGACAGTGGAGGACCTGATCCTGGGCGGCATTAACTACCTGGACACCCGCACCGAATtctggcagcagcagaagcccATCTACGCCCGTGTGAGAGACCGCAAGCTCATGCAGCAGAGATGGCTCCCAGAGAGAAAGCGAAAGCCATCGGAAGTTGCCAGATACATCCTGAAGAGCATGGAAGAAATTGATATGT tGTTGACCAGTAGCTGCCCTGAAGCAAGCTGTAAGAAAGCTGAGCATGTGCtaaaaacaattcaaagttggTCTGAGGATGAAATTCCCAACAAGAACGAACTGATTGGAAACCTCTACAGCTGCATTGGGAATGCTCAGATAGAGATGGGGCAAATGGGAGCAGCACTGCAGAGTCACAAGATGGATCTGGAGATCGCAAGGGAAAA TGATCTGCCAGATGCCGTCTCCAGAGCCCTTGACAACATTGGCAGGGTTTATGCCAGAATTGGCAAATTCCAGCAAGCTATTGACAC ATGGGAGGAGAAGATCCCACTGGCAAAAACCAGTCTGGAGAAGACGTGGTTATTCCATGAAATTGGCCGATGTTACCTAGAGCTTGATGAAGCAGCAGAGGCCCAGGATTATGGAGAGAAATCCCTCCagtcagcagaggaggagggggatgtTGAGTGGCAACTCAATGCTAGTGTGCTGGTCGCACAAGCACAAG TGAAACTCCAAGACTTCCAATCTGCAGTTATGAACTTTGAAAAAGCTCTTGAGAAGGCAAAACTCATTCATAACGATGCAGCTCAGCAGGCCATCATCATC GCCCTGGATGATGCGAACAAAGACTTCATCGAAGAGTTGAGAGCagaacaaaggagagagagactcGAATCTTTCAGAG ATTATGATTATGACGATGACTacaaggaagaagaggaggcCGAGAaccaaaaagaaagagaagaaaacaaacaaaaggagacagaaaaggaggagaatgagagaaatggaagaggagaagaagcagaaggaaaagaggagacagagggagagaaaggggaagattATGCAGAACCTCATCAGGATTTGCCTGAATAA